In Comamonadaceae bacterium OS-1, a single window of DNA contains:
- the ampD gene encoding 1,6-anhydro-N-acetylmuramyl-L-alanine amidase AmpD, which translates to MNPKTPDPHPAPQAPLWHNGWYRFAHQHPSPNFGPRPEGARTDLVVVHSISLPPGEYGGNHVQALFGNTLDWSAHPYFESIRGLQVSAHFYIRRQGELWQFVSADDRAWHAGASHYRGRSNCNNDSIGIELEGLEGETFEPAQYDTLVSLLAALVPAYPIRHVAGHEHIAPGRKHDPGAGFDWQAVQRGTGWEPRCFPSSVQK; encoded by the coding sequence ATGAACCCCAAGACCCCTGATCCGCACCCGGCCCCACAAGCCCCGCTGTGGCACAACGGCTGGTACCGGTTTGCGCACCAGCACCCATCGCCCAACTTCGGCCCCCGGCCCGAGGGCGCGCGCACCGACCTGGTGGTGGTGCACTCCATCAGCCTGCCGCCGGGCGAGTACGGCGGCAACCATGTGCAGGCCCTGTTTGGCAACACCCTGGACTGGAGCGCCCACCCGTACTTTGAAAGCATCCGCGGCCTGCAGGTGTCGGCCCACTTCTATATCCGCCGCCAGGGCGAGTTGTGGCAATTCGTGAGCGCCGACGACCGGGCCTGGCACGCCGGGGCCTCGCACTACCGGGGCCGCAGCAACTGCAACAACGACTCCATCGGCATCGAACTCGAAGGCCTGGAGGGCGAAACCTTCGAGCCCGCGCAGTACGACACCCTGGTCAGCTTGCTGGCCGCGCTGGTGCCCGCCTACCCCATCCGCCATGTGGCGGGCCACGAGCACATCGCGCCGGGCCGCAAGCACGACCCAGGTGCCGGGTTTGACTGGCAGGCGGTGCAGCGCGGTACAGGCTGGGAGCCGCGCTGCTTTCCATCGTCGGTTCAAAAATAA
- the atoC_1 gene encoding regulatory protein AtoC, protein MAQPPSTLAASVLVVDDEPDLRTLYELTLLREGYRIDTAGNLQEARVLLESKRYDVVITDMRLPDGLGLALLHGLKAQQRPERVIVMTAYGSAENAVEALKAGAFDYLTKPVDLRQFRAVVVSAIQDNRQASRPTTTNEKAPLRLSGGQGALQKLVGTSEAMQGVKQRIVKVARSMAPVLVRGESGTGKELVAQALHANSHRAAGPLVAVNCSAIPENLLEAEFFGAKKGSYTGALQDRQGYFQAARDGTLFLDEIGDLPLAMQSKLLRAIQERSVRPLGSTQEDAVDVRIVSATHKDLAADVKAGRFRQDLYYRLNVIEIAVPPLRERRGDLPALCEALLARIALESGMPVPLLSPELLAQLASHPLSGNVRELENLLHRAVAMGDGDALHADFDATEPTPLAESSRPAAAVPADGIPSDLQAFLDQQERQILVKVLLDTGFNRTATAQRLGLSLRQIRYRIERLNIATPQDNEPQDP, encoded by the coding sequence ATGGCCCAGCCCCCTTCAACCTTAGCCGCATCCGTCCTGGTGGTGGACGACGAGCCCGACCTGCGCACGCTGTACGAGCTGACCTTGCTGCGCGAGGGCTACCGCATCGACACCGCCGGCAACCTGCAGGAGGCCCGCGTGCTGCTGGAGAGCAAGCGCTATGACGTGGTGATCACCGACATGCGCCTGCCCGACGGCCTGGGCCTGGCTTTGCTGCACGGCCTGAAAGCCCAGCAGCGGCCCGAGCGCGTCATCGTCATGACCGCCTACGGCTCGGCCGAGAACGCGGTGGAAGCCCTGAAGGCCGGAGCCTTCGACTACCTGACCAAGCCGGTGGACCTGAGGCAGTTCCGTGCCGTGGTGGTCTCGGCCATCCAGGACAACCGCCAGGCATCAAGGCCTACAACCACTAATGAAAAAGCCCCCTTGCGCTTATCTGGAGGGCAAGGAGCGCTACAAAAATTGGTAGGTACGTCGGAGGCCATGCAAGGGGTCAAGCAGCGCATCGTGAAGGTGGCGCGCAGCATGGCACCGGTGCTGGTGCGCGGCGAATCGGGCACGGGCAAGGAGCTGGTGGCCCAGGCCCTGCACGCCAACAGCCACCGCGCGGCCGGGCCGCTGGTGGCAGTGAACTGCAGCGCCATCCCCGAGAACCTGCTGGAAGCCGAATTTTTTGGGGCCAAGAAGGGCTCGTACACCGGCGCACTGCAAGACCGGCAAGGCTATTTCCAGGCGGCCCGCGACGGTACGCTGTTTCTGGACGAAATCGGCGACCTGCCGTTGGCCATGCAGTCCAAGCTGCTGCGCGCCATCCAGGAGCGCAGCGTGCGCCCGCTGGGCTCCACCCAGGAGGACGCGGTGGACGTGCGCATCGTCAGCGCCACCCACAAGGACCTGGCCGCCGATGTGAAGGCCGGGCGCTTCCGGCAAGATTTGTACTACCGGCTGAACGTGATCGAAATCGCCGTGCCCCCGCTGCGTGAGCGCCGGGGCGACCTGCCCGCGCTGTGCGAGGCACTGCTGGCCCGCATCGCCCTGGAGTCGGGCATGCCGGTGCCCCTGCTGTCGCCCGAGCTGCTGGCCCAACTGGCCAGCCACCCGCTGAGCGGCAATGTACGCGAGCTGGAAAACCTGCTGCACCGCGCCGTGGCCATGGGTGACGGTGACGCCTTGCATGCCGACTTTGATGCCACCGAGCCGACACCCCTGGCAGAAAGCAGCCGCCCCGCCGCTGCCGTGCCGGCGGACGGGATCCCCAGCGACCTGCAGGCTTTTTTAGACCAGCAGGAGCGCCAGATTCTGGTCAAGGTGCTGTTGGACACCGGTTTCAACCGTACCGCCACGGCCCAGCGCCTGGGCCTGAGCCTGCGCCAGATCCGCTACCGCATTGAACGCCTGAACATCGCCACCCCGCAAGACAATGAACCCCAAGACCCCTGA